Genomic DNA from Thermosipho ferrireducens:
ATGGTGGGCTCGGGAGGAATCGAACCTCCGACCTCACGCTTATCAGGCGTGCGCTCTCACCTGCTGAGCTACGAGCCCCCGAGCCACTGGAATATGGATAGCAGTCCCTGGAAACTCCTTAGAAAGGAGGTGATCCAGGCGCACCTTCCGGTACACCTACCTTGTTACGACTTCGCCCCCCTCGCCAGCCTCGCCCTCAATAGGTTCCCTCCCTTTCGGGTTGGGATACCCATCTTCGGGCGTTGCCAACTCGGGTGGCGTGACGGGCGGTGTGTACAAACCCCGGGAACGTATTCACCGCGGCGTGGCTGATCCGCGATTACTAGCGATTCCGGCTTCATGCAGGCGGGTTTCAGCCTGCAATCCGAACTGAGGGTAGGTTTAAGGGATTAGCTTCCCCTCGCGGGGTCGCAACCCGCTGTCCTACCCATTGTAGCGCGTGTGTCGCCCAGGGCATAAGGGGCACGAGTATCTGACGTCATCCCCTCCTTCCTCCGGCTCGTCGCCGGCGGTCCCCTTAGAGTGCCCGGCCGAACCGCTGGCAACTAAGGGCAGGGGTTGCGCTCGTTGCGGGACTTAACCCAACACCTCACGGCACGAGCTGACGACGACCGTGCACCACCTGTGCTGGCTCCCGCTCCAAAAGGAGCGGGTCCCTTCCCTTTCGGGTTGGTACCACCAGCATGTCAAGCCCTGGTAAGGTTCTTGGCTTAGCGTCCAATTAAACCACACGCTCCACCGCTTGTGCGGGGTCCCGTCAATTCCTTTGAGTTTCACCCTTGCGGGCATACTCCCCAGGCGGCCCACTTAACGCGTTAGCTACAGCACGGAGGAATTACTCCCCCACACCTAGTGGGCATCGTTTACGGCTAGGACTACCCGGGTATCTAATCCGGTTTGCTCCCCTAGCTTTCGGGCCTCAGCGTCAGGAACGGCCCAGGAGACCGGCTTCCCCACCGGCGTTCCTGCTGATATCTACGGATTTCACCCCTACACCAGCAGTTCCGTCTCCCTCTACCGTCCTCAAGCCGTGTAGTTTCCAGCGCAGTTCCACGGTTGAGCCGTGGCATTTCACACCGGACTTACACGGCCGCCTACGCCCCCTTTACGCCCAGTGAATCCGGGTAACGCTTGCCCCCTACGTATTACCGCGGCTGCTGGCACGTAGTTAGCCGGGGCTTTCTAGTGGGATACCGTCATCGTCAGGGCATTTCCTCCCTGACTTATTCGTCTCCCACCACAGCGGTTTACACCCCGAAGGGCTTCATCCCGCACGCGGCGTCGCTGGATCAGGCTTTCGCCCATTGTCCAAAATTCCCCACTGCTGCCTCCCGTAGGAGTAGGGCCCGTGTCTCAGTGCCCTTGTGGCCGGCCATCCTCTCAGACCGGCTACCCGTCGTAGGCTTGGTGAGCCGTTACCTCACCAACTACCTGATGGGCCGCAGGCCCCTCCCTCAGCGGAGCAAACGCTCCTTTCTTCCGGAAGCCGAAACTCCCGGAACGTATGGGGTATTAGCTGGGGTTTCCCCCAGTTATCCCCCTCTGAGGGGCAGGTTACCTACGTGTTACGCACCCGTCCGCCGCTCAGTCTACCTCAACGTCACCCCGAAGGGATCAGTCGAGGCAGCTTCGCTCGACTTGCATGTGTTAGGCACGCCGCCAGCGTTCACCCTGAGCCAGGATCAAACCCTCCATGAATACATGAAGGATTCTCATCCTGATTGATTTCTCGTTTTTTTGGGACTGCTATCCACATTTCAATGACCCGGATTTCATTTTACCTGACCTTCATCGATTCCGCTTCTTCTCTTCTGCTTCACTCTTTTTGTTGACCCTTCGTGGCGCGATATTTAATTTACCACGTTTGCCCTTCAGAGTCAAGTTACGGATGCGTTAACTTTTGCTTCTGATTTGTTACATGGTTTACTGCTTCACCTGGACGTTTTTTGATTTATATCTTTGCATCCGGTTTTATTCTTTTTTCTTTTTCAAGACCCTTTCGCTCGCACAGCGATTATCATTGTACAGCATAAAATGTGACATGTAAAGATACAAATGGTAAACAACATGAATATTGTAAGCAACGATAACGTAAACAACACCACATGTCCAGGAGTTTTTTGATATTTATAGATGTAAATTCTAACATTTTAGCATATTTAACAAACTATATATGGTATTTATGTATAAACACAACACAATATATGGTATAATATCTCATTGGTTTGTAGATAGATGGAAGGAGAGGGGGTATAAAAATTGTACAGTGAAGTGGTTCAGACGTGGAAAAATGTTGAGCCTTCAAAAAACGCCTACAAAATTCTTTCTGAAAGGTATTTCGTAAAAGATTTAGACGGAACATACCTTGAAAACACATGGGCAGATGTTTGTCGGAGAGTAGCTCGGGTAATATCCACAGCCGAATTAGTGAATGATCCAGCAATGTTAAACCTTTCAGATGCAGAAAAGCTCGACAGAATTAAAGAATGGGAAGTGTCATTTTACGAACTTCTCAAATCACGTATCTTTATTCCAAATAGTCCGACTTTATTTAACGCTGGAATGGGTGTAAAAAAAGAATTGCTCTGGAAACCGTTAGAAAATATGAGCTTAAACGACTACTGGGAAATTTATAACACACGAAATCATTTGCACATGTTGTCCGCATGTTTTGTTGTACCCGTGGAGGATAGTATCGATGGGATTTTTGAAGCTGTTAAAGAATATGCCTTGATAACTAAAGCAGGTGGAGGAATTGGTAGTAACTTTTCAAAATTACGTCCAAAAGGAAGTTTTGTGGCCGGAACTCATGGGCAGGCATCGGGACCTATATCTTTTATGCACGTTTTTAACTCCGCTATAGCTGTGGTGGAACAGGGATACAGAAGAAGAGGAGCACTTATGGGAATTCTTAACATAAACCATCCTGACATTGAGGAGTTCATTACGGCAAAAGAAAACAACGACGGAGAAAAAATACTAAAGTTTTTCAACATTTCTGTAGGTATACCATTTGAAAAAGAGATATTTTTGAAACTGTATGAAGAAGACGGTGAGATCGAATTAAAACATCCAAAGTTTGAAATCATCAGAAAAATAAAAGTTCGAAAGTTAATGGAGAAGATAACCAAAAACGCCTGGAAAACCGGTGATCCTGGATTTGCATTTTTGCACGAGATGAACAAATACTATGCCTTATATCCTGAAAAAGAGATCATATCCACAAATCCATGCGGAGAGATAGGGCTTGCACCTTACGAAGCATGTAATCTTGGCTCAATCGATGTTGCAAAATTTGCTGATGAACATGGAAACTATGACTGGGAAGCTCTGGAAAAAACTGTAAGATTAGCCATACGATTTTTAGATAATGTAATTGATGTAAGTGTATTTCCGCTTGAGAAAATCACCAGGGCAGTGAGAGAAAGCAGGCGACTCGGTCTTGGAATTATGGGATTCGCTGATTTACTTTACAAATTAAACGTTCCTTATGATTCGGAAACCGGTAGAAAAATCGCCGCTGATCTTATGGGATTTATTGCTCTTCATGCTCATGACGAATCAAATAAACTCGGTCGTGATAAGGGAAGTTTTCCATTATTTGAAAAGAGTCGATATTATAGAGAAGACGAATTTATTCCATTTGCTATGGGAATGAGTAAATATGATGACGAAATCAAAAATATTATGAAAGAGTCTAAAAACGGAAAAAGAAATGTAGCTGTTTTAACTATAGCCCCCACAGGCTCCATTTCAAATATTGCAGATACAAGTAGCGGCCTTGAACCAAACTTTTTATTGGCATACATTAGATATATGAACAAACATGATGGCAGTAAAGAAGCGTTATTCTATGTAAACAAAATACTCGAAAAAAGGTTAGGAATTGAGTTGTTAAATAAGATAAAAAATCAGTTAATAGAAAAGGGTTCTTTACAAGGCATAGATATAATTCCCGATGAAATAAAACGAGTGTTTGTAACCGCTATGGATATTTCACCAATGGATCATCTTCTGATGCAAGATGCGTTTCAACGATACACAGATAACAATATATCAAAAACTATAAACATGCCATCATCATCTACAGAAGAAGATGTGTTAAACATCTATCTTGAAGCTTTCAAACTTAATGTAAGGGGTCTCACTATATATAGAGATGGTTCTTTACAAACCCAGGTACTTACATCTGCAAAGCATGTAAAAACAAAAGATGCACCAAAAGTTCAGTTCTTTCTCCTTGATGAAAAGCACAAATTAAGGCCGCGTCCAAGAAAAAACACATTAAGAAGTGTGACAAGAAAGTACAAGACAGAAAACGGAACAACATATATAACTGTATCCTTCGATGATAACGGCGAAGCCGTTGAAATTTTTCTTTCAAATGGCACAGAATTAGCAGAAGCAATAGGTCGTTTATCTTCAATAGCTCTAAGAGCAGGTGTCTCTGCAGAAGAAATTCTTGAACAATTGAAAAAAGTAAAAGGAACTTACTCCAACGGCCTTGCTTTAGAAATACAAAAGGCCATCAAGGATTTCGTAGAACTCTGGGGAGAATCAAAAATAGAAGACAGCGAGACTTTCACAATTGATGGTATTGCAAAAAGTGCCGAAGAGGTGGAAAAGTTTGTAATGGCAAATAATTTAGAATGGAATGAAGGATATTACATTGACGCCGACGGAAATGTTTACTGTCCTTCGTGTTTATCAAAAAACACTATTATTAAACAGGAAGGTTGTATGAGCTGTAAAAAATGCGGTTGGAGTAAATGCAGTTAAGCGTTAATCTTATTAAATTAGAAAAAGGCTCCCAGGCATATATGGGAGCCTTGCTTTTTATTAATATTAATCAGTACTTAAGTAAAAAAGACCTTTTTTAATTTGCTCAAAGAAATTCTGGGATCCACAAGAATACAGGGACCTGCTATACAGCCTCCGTCACATGCCATTCCTTCAAATATGTCGATTGTTAATTTTCCTGATTTCATCTCTTTAAAACCTTTAATACACTCTTCTATACCGCTCGCAGAAAACAAATTTAGATCTTGCTTTAATCTTTCCTTTGATAACTTTTTTATATAATACTCAACTGCCCCGGCCACACCACCGCTTGCGGCAAATTTCCATGCGTATGGAGTGGCTTCTTCAAGATTCTCTTCCTCCAGAAGCATAGGCTCTATACCAAAAGCAGCGAAAATGGCAACTGTCTCTTCGAAAGTCAGGACATAATCGGGAATATTATTATCTTCTGCCTCTTTCTTTTTGGCTATGCATGGCCCTATAAAAACTATTTTGTAATCGGGAAACTCTTTTCTCAACTTTTGGGCCAAAGCAACCATGGGAGAAGAAATAGGGGAAACATTTTCCAGAAAATCAGGGAATTTTTTCTCTACAAAATAAACAAATGCAGGACAACATGACGTTAGCATAAGTTGTTTTGTGTTGAGAAAATGTTCTGCTTCAGCTTCAGCTACCATATCCGCTCCCACAGCAACTTCAAAAACAAAAGAAAAGCCCAGGTTTTTCAGTGCTTTTCTAAATTGTTGAAGAGATACTTTACTTCCAAATTGTGTAATCGCAGATGGTGCATATATTGCTATTAGTTTTTCTTTGTTTAGAAGTTTATGAACCACCTGCATAATTTGCGAAGGAGTTTCTATAGCACCAAATGGACAGGCTACATAGCATGCTCCACACAGATAACATCTCTCTTTTACTATTTCCATGTGCCCCTCTTCCGAAAACAGAATTGCTTTAGAAAAACAAACAGATTCACAGGGACGTTCAAGCTTTATAATAGCATAATATGGACAGGCAGCGGCGCAAAGCCCACAATTTATACATTTACCATAATCTATATTTGCCCTATTGTTAACTATGGATATTGCATTTTTAGGACACACATTCACACACGAGTGAGCTACACAGTTTCTACAAAGATCAGTAACATAATATTTTCCTCCTGGACATTCACTGCACACTTCTCTTATAACTTCCACAAATTTTTCCTTTTCTAATAACTCAGACTCTCCACGTATTATATCTTCCAGAAAGGGAAGGATTTCGTACAATTCCATATCTTTCACCTTAGAGTAATCTAATCCAAGAGCAAACTTTATTTTTTCCTTTACAATTTCCCTTTCATAAAATTTTCTAATTTTATCAGAAAAATGATCATTATCAGGTATTATCATTTTAGGTAATCTCGGTAAAACCTCTTTCAATTTACCATTTTTATAGCTCCTTACAAGTTCCAGATATAATTTTCTTCTTATTTTCATAATATTATTTAAAACTAATTTTCTCAATTTTCTTCACCTCTTTCGAGTAACCCTACAATCACATTTCTCAGAACTTCAGGAGTTACTTTTTCATAATATTTGCCTTCTATTCTTACAATGGGTGATTCTTTGTCTTCACAACACACGCCAAAACACGGAAACAACTCTACAACAATTTTTTCTTTAAGCCATTCTGGAAAATTTTTCGTCGTTTCTACAAGTTCCTGAGCACCTAACATATGGCAACAACTTCCTACACAAATTTCTATTTTTAATTTTTTCATACCTCCCACTCCTTCACAGTTTATCTTTCGCTTTTCCAATCAACTCAATTATATCTCTTTTTTGTTCAAATATAACAATCCAACAAAACTTAAAGTATAATTAAGTCAGGATTTAATCTTTTTAGCCGGATTGCAAAAAATCGGTGATTGAAATGGTTTGCAGGGCCTGGAAGGGAATAATCAGAGGTTAACTTTCATAAGTGTCAGGTAAATCATTTTCAAAAAGTATGACATCGCCTGGTTTAACAAATGTTTTTAAAATATTAGAAACTTCTTCTAAATTTCTTACCACTTTTATCTTATCTCTGGAAAAACCTTCTAAAATTAACCCTTCATAAATTTTTTTCGTTCTACCTTCTCCCACCAAAAACACATAATCTGCTACTTTTGCTATTTCTTTACCTAATTTAACATGCTCCTCATCTTCTTTCTCTCCAAGCTCCACATACCCAGGAGTCACTATTATTTTTCTTCTATCATTATAGAGCTTTAAATAATCAAGAGCCATTCTTGAACCTTTCGGATTCGAATTAAACGTATCATCAATAACGGTTACCGTATCATCCCTTATAATTTGAAGCCTGTGATCTGGCAAGGTTAAAGTCTTTAATCTTTCTAAAACCTCATCCACAGGAACTTTCAACTCAAACGCCGTTGCAA
This window encodes:
- a CDS encoding (2Fe-2S) ferredoxin domain-containing protein; the encoded protein is MKKLKIEICVGSCCHMLGAQELVETTKNFPEWLKEKIVVELFPCFGVCCEDKESPIVRIEGKYYEKVTPEVLRNVIVGLLERGEEN
- a CDS encoding monomeric [FeFe] hydrogenase; translated protein: MRKLVLNNIMKIRRKLYLELVRSYKNGKLKEVLPRLPKMIIPDNDHFSDKIRKFYEREIVKEKIKFALGLDYSKVKDMELYEILPFLEDIIRGESELLEKEKFVEVIREVCSECPGGKYYVTDLCRNCVAHSCVNVCPKNAISIVNNRANIDYGKCINCGLCAAACPYYAIIKLERPCESVCFSKAILFSEEGHMEIVKERCYLCGACYVACPFGAIETPSQIMQVVHKLLNKEKLIAIYAPSAITQFGSKVSLQQFRKALKNLGFSFVFEVAVGADMVAEAEAEHFLNTKQLMLTSCCPAFVYFVEKKFPDFLENVSPISSPMVALAQKLRKEFPDYKIVFIGPCIAKKKEAEDNNIPDYVLTFEETVAIFAAFGIEPMLLEEENLEEATPYAWKFAASGGVAGAVEYYIKKLSKERLKQDLNLFSASGIEECIKGFKEMKSGKLTIDIFEGMACDGGCIAGPCILVDPRISLSKLKKVFFT
- a CDS encoding adenosylcobalamin-dependent ribonucleoside-diphosphate reductase; amino-acid sequence: MYSEVVQTWKNVEPSKNAYKILSERYFVKDLDGTYLENTWADVCRRVARVISTAELVNDPAMLNLSDAEKLDRIKEWEVSFYELLKSRIFIPNSPTLFNAGMGVKKELLWKPLENMSLNDYWEIYNTRNHLHMLSACFVVPVEDSIDGIFEAVKEYALITKAGGGIGSNFSKLRPKGSFVAGTHGQASGPISFMHVFNSAIAVVEQGYRRRGALMGILNINHPDIEEFITAKENNDGEKILKFFNISVGIPFEKEIFLKLYEEDGEIELKHPKFEIIRKIKVRKLMEKITKNAWKTGDPGFAFLHEMNKYYALYPEKEIISTNPCGEIGLAPYEACNLGSIDVAKFADEHGNYDWEALEKTVRLAIRFLDNVIDVSVFPLEKITRAVRESRRLGLGIMGFADLLYKLNVPYDSETGRKIAADLMGFIALHAHDESNKLGRDKGSFPLFEKSRYYREDEFIPFAMGMSKYDDEIKNIMKESKNGKRNVAVLTIAPTGSISNIADTSSGLEPNFLLAYIRYMNKHDGSKEALFYVNKILEKRLGIELLNKIKNQLIEKGSLQGIDIIPDEIKRVFVTAMDISPMDHLLMQDAFQRYTDNNISKTINMPSSSTEEDVLNIYLEAFKLNVRGLTIYRDGSLQTQVLTSAKHVKTKDAPKVQFFLLDEKHKLRPRPRKNTLRSVTRKYKTENGTTYITVSFDDNGEAVEIFLSNGTELAEAIGRLSSIALRAGVSAEEILEQLKKVKGTYSNGLALEIQKAIKDFVELWGESKIEDSETFTIDGIAKSAEEVEKFVMANNLEWNEGYYIDADGNVYCPSCLSKNTIIKQEGCMSCKKCGWSKCS